ATTTTCTTTGAATATAATTTTTGTGGAAGCACAAAATTTCGTTTTTCGTTCTTAATGGAAATACTAATCTCATCACCCTTTTGTAGTAAATTCAATTCACTTTTATCTACAAAAGGCATGTTTATATTTAAATAATAACTTTCATCTGTACTTGATTTTTCAACCTCAAAAATTTTATCCTTAAATAGCACTTTCTCCGGAGAAGCCTCTTTAAATATGCTCTCCCCCATATTGAGTAAGGATTCATAATTCCTAACCTCACTATGCATTAGCTCAGTTTTAAAGATTGGTACAGGGCTAAAACTTTCACTTATATCTTTAAGGTTTTCACTTTGAAGCTTCATCCACTTTTCGAAATACCCTTTCCCCCCCTCCTCTGAAATTATTTTATTAACAATTATTGCATCTACATTAAAATCATAAAGGTGCAAATAAGAAAAATTTCTTTTAGCTTCTTTAATAACAATCTTTTCTGGAGTAGTAACTATCCTAAGGCTTACCTTATCCTTCTGGAGCATTAAAGCATGCAGTTCATCAATTTTATTATAAAGGGTTTCAATTTCATCAAAAGTTTTATCATCAGGAACTGGAATCTTTATTGTACCTTCAATTATTGGCTTTGCAATTTTAGCCACCTTCCTTTTCATAGGAAAGATCTTCTCCATCCACCACTTAAAGAGCTCCGGGAATTTTAAAAGTGACATAGTTTCTCCAGTAGGAGCACAATCAACTATTAACACCTCATAATTATTTTCATCACTAATCTGCTTAATTTTAAGTAATGAAATTAGATCTTCAAAACCTGGGAACACAAGTAATTCTTCAACTTCAATGTTTTTTTTAGTTTTTGATAGCATCAATTTTTCTAAATATCCCTTAATATTTCCCCAAATAGCTCCATTTTCAATAAGAGCATCTACCTCTATAGCTTCTAAATTATCTGAAATTTTTGTGGGAATATTAGATAGCTTTATACCGAAAGCATCGCCCAGACTATGAGCTTGATCGGTACTCATTATGAGCACCTTTTTTCCCTGCTTTGCAATTAAGCAAGCGGTTGCTGCTGCAACACTAGTTTTTCCTACTCCACCTTTTCCTGTATATAAAATAATTCTCACTTTAATCCCTCCAATTCAATTATAGAAAATCAACCTTAACTTTTTTAATCTCTTTTTTTGCTTCTTCTTCATCTTCTTCAGAAAACTCCCGCATAACCTCCAAAGTAATATCACTTATAACCGTAGCTGTCTGTTTCTCAAATTTATTAAGCCTGCTTAAGGCTTTTTCAGGCAAAATATCCTTTATGATTTCATATTTTAGTTTTTCTATTTTTATCAATTTTTTAATTATTTCACTATTCATTTAATCCACCTTCTCCCCAAAATATATAGAT
This DNA window, taken from Clostridium estertheticum, encodes the following:
- a CDS encoding ArsA family ATPase; this encodes MRIILYTGKGGVGKTSVAAATACLIAKQGKKVLIMSTDQAHSLGDAFGIKLSNIPTKISDNLEAIEVDALIENGAIWGNIKGYLEKLMLSKTKKNIEVEELLVFPGFEDLISLLKIKQISDENNYEVLIVDCAPTGETMSLLKFPELFKWWMEKIFPMKRKVAKIAKPIIEGTIKIPVPDDKTFDEIETLYNKIDELHALMLQKDKVSLRIVTTPEKIVIKEAKRNFSYLHLYDFNVDAIIVNKIISEEGGKGYFEKWMKLQSENLKDISESFSPVPIFKTELMHSEVRNYESLLNMGESIFKEASPEKVLFKDKIFEVEKSSTDESYYLNINMPFVDKSELNLLQKGDEISISIKNEKRNFVLPQKLYSKKIVKASYEDGKLKIQML